The DNA window CGCCGCCACTATCGCCGCTGTCGCCGCTGTCGCCGCTGTCGCCGCTGTCAGCGTTGTCGCCGTTGTCAGCGTTGTCGCCGTTGTCTCCGCTCGCGCCACCGGCTCCAGCGTTACCGTTATTCCCGGCGTTGGACTGGCTGTAGCTGTCGTCATAGACAAGTTTGGCAGGCGGAACTTTGGCGCCGATCTCGGCAAAGGCGTCGAGCAGCTGGTTTTCCATGTCGTCGGCGTCGGTGCCGCCGGGAACATTGATCCAGATGCCGTCGCCCGCAAAGGCAATGGCTTCCATCAGTTTGCGGTCTGCATCGGCGCCCACGCTCATGGTATGGATCGTCACGCCGCGTTGGGCCGCCAGGACCGCCTGGTAGAAGGCGTACTTCTTCTTGCTGTCGCTGGTGGAGTAGTCCGCATTCCCGTCGCCGTCGTAGTCGGTCCAGTCGGACCACTTGAACGAGTTCGGCAGGTTGAAGTTACTCGGTCCCTGGTTCGTCTGGCCGTCGGTCATAATGATCATGATCGGCCGGGCGCCGTAACGCACGTTACCGTGGTCGTTGGAATCACTGTCCACGCCAAAGAGCATTTCCCGGGCGGCCAGGATACCGTAACCCATGCCGGTATAGCTGTCGTAATGTCCCGCCTGTTTGTGTCGCTGAATGGTGTCGATGTCGGAGTAAACATTGGTGATGGGGTTGGACGACACATCGACCGAGGCGAAACCGTCATCAAGCTTGAGTTCTTTTTCGGCATAGCCGCCGTAGCTCACCAGGCCCAGTTCGTCGCCGAAATCCAGATCGGCGAGGAACTCCGTAAAGAGCGTGGCTCCCGACTTGATGGCGTGGAACGGATAGTGGGGAGTACGCCACAGGTCTTCCGACTGGTCGTTGGCGGGGCGACTTTCCTGCAGGTAGTCCAGCAGCGTTCGGTAGCCGTACCGGCGTTTGTAGGTGCCGCTCAGGTTCTTCACATGGTTGATGTAACCATTCCACAAACTGTCACTGGTCGAGGCGCTCGGCCGCGAGTTCAGGCTGCCGTAGTTGTTGCGGCCCGCTTGCGGGAAGGGATACCTCGGTTTGCCGTTGGAAAGACGCTGGTTCAATTTCAGCGTCGACAAAATGGTTGAGGTATTGGTCGAGCTAACGTAGGTGCCATAATAGGAATCGACTTCGCCAAAACCGCCGGAGGGGAACTTGGATTCATTGGTGCCCGGCCACTTCGGATCGTCACTGCGGAGGGCGTCCCACATATCGTCCAGCCGGTTGGCCGCCACGGTCTGGCCGAGCGGGCTGTTGAGCGAACTGTCGTCGTTCATCGAGGCCGAGAAGTCGAGAACCAGAACCATATCGCGGGCTTCAATGAAAGCACTCGCCGACGCGGTAATGGCGGCCGAATTCATCCCGACAGCCCAGCCAAAGCCCAGCTTCACTTTGCCGTCGGGCTCCGAGGTGTCGGCTTCGGTCCGGCGGGCCTGCACGCGGACCACGTTATACGGCTGTTCTCCCCAGACAATCGGCCATGTGCCGGTGGAAGCGTCAAAAGTACGGCGGCCAAAGGCCACGTCCTGGTCGGGATCAACGTACACGCCGTTGAGTCCGGCCACTTTGGCGGCCATCGCCCGGGCGGCGGTAATGGTGGACGATTCGCCCGCCAGTTCAATCGTTCCATTTCCCTGGCCGGCCTGGTAAATCGCGTTGGACAGCTCTTGCGAAGCAGCCAGGGCCGCTGCATCGACGCCGTTCTGCATGCTGGTCTGGGTGCTAACGAGCTTGCCGGTATCCACAGCAAAAGCCACAAAGCCAAAAATGGCGACAAGCAGCAGCGAAGCGAGAACAGCAATAATGCCCTTGCGTCCTCGGCCGCTGATCGCGGACCGACGCGGGACCGACTGCGGAGCAGGTTGAGTCGATATCATGGGAAAACCTCAATCATGGAGACAAGAATATCAAAACCGCTGGAATCAGCGGAGTAAGACCAAAGACGCGAAAACTTTTACTGCACCAGCGTCGAACGTGCGTTGCGAAAGACAACACTAGCGCCCAGGGAAGTCTCATCAACGCCAGGCACCCCATAGGGATTCACGGCCGAATACGGCAGTTCGATCCGCAGTTGAAACAACCGCAAGTCGTTGTCGCTATCGTCCAGATCAAAATCCGTATCAGGATCGTCAGCTTCGGTAATGCGGATGACAAGCTCGTCGCCCGGCAAGCCGTTGGCGGTCAGAATGTTTCGGACGTCGGCAATGACTTTGTCATTGGTCGTCTGGCCGGGCTGCAGAATGCCTTCGCGATCCATGGCTGCGATGCGGGCGCCTTCGCGGGCGGCGGAAGCCATCTGCCCCTGCATTTCATACAAGCGACTGGCTTCGGCAACGCCGAGCAGAATCACCAGAAACACCGGCGCCACGACCGCGAATTCCACGGTGACAGCCCCCCGGCGATTGGTCCGTCGCGATTGAGATTGAAGGAACATGCAACACCTCCTCATTTTCCATCAACGCAACGACCCCAGCGGCCTGGACGGCGACCGAATGGCCGCAGCGCCCAACATTTGCGTTGCTAGTTGTTGTGGTTTAGTTATTCGTGCCGGGTGATGGCGGTGCCACGCAGCATCAGTCCATGCATGAAGGGCAGCGACAGAATCGCCGCGTCGTTGTAAGCAACTTCCGCACGCACGATAAAAATCTGGCGAGGCTCTGCATCGGAGAGTTCAATGTCATCAAGGTCGCTGAAATCTTGCGAGGAGGTCGGAGCGTCGCCCCCAGAGTCATACACGCCGCCGTTTTTCACGGTGATGGTGACCAGGTTCGGATCGACGCCCGGCCGCAGCAGTTGCCGGCATTTGGCTTCGACTTCGGCGCTGGTTACGCCTTCGGTCGAACCGTAACGGGCGGCCGCCCGACAGGAAGATTTCAGCATGTTGCTGATCATCTGGGCGTGGCCAATGGTGATCAGCCCAAAGATGAAAACGATAAACACCGGCAGAACGAACGCAGCCTCGATCGTGGTCGTGCCGGAATTGCGTCGGCGGATGACAGCTTTACGAACGCTCATAAATGTCGATATCGGGGTCGTATTGATGGGAGAAATCTAACACCCCGTCGAGAATGACCAGTCAAGGGCGAACTAAGCGCATGGTCTGATTTCCAAGTCGCAAGACTTGCAAAAAAGCAAATGGCTAG is part of the Lignipirellula cremea genome and encodes:
- a CDS encoding pilus assembly protein TadG-related protein, which produces MISTQPAPQSVPRRSAISGRGRKGIIAVLASLLLVAIFGFVAFAVDTGKLVSTQTSMQNGVDAAALAASQELSNAIYQAGQGNGTIELAGESSTITAARAMAAKVAGLNGVYVDPDQDVAFGRRTFDASTGTWPIVWGEQPYNVVRVQARRTEADTSEPDGKVKLGFGWAVGMNSAAITASASAFIEARDMVLVLDFSASMNDDSSLNSPLGQTVAANRLDDMWDALRSDDPKWPGTNESKFPSGGFGEVDSYYGTYVSSTNTSTILSTLKLNQRLSNGKPRYPFPQAGRNNYGSLNSRPSASTSDSLWNGYINHVKNLSGTYKRRYGYRTLLDYLQESRPANDQSEDLWRTPHYPFHAIKSGATLFTEFLADLDFGDELGLVSYGGYAEKELKLDDGFASVDVSSNPITNVYSDIDTIQRHKQAGHYDSYTGMGYGILAAREMLFGVDSDSNDHGNVRYGARPIMIIMTDGQTNQGPSNFNLPNSFKWSDWTDYDGDGNADYSTSDSKKKYAFYQAVLAAQRGVTIHTMSVGADADRKLMEAIAFAGDGIWINVPGGTDADDMENQLLDAFAEIGAKVPPAKLVYDDSYSQSNAGNNGNAGAGGASGDNGDNADNGDNADSGDSGDSGDSGDSGGGGSFWDWFSSLFG
- a CDS encoding TadE family protein — its product is MFLQSQSRRTNRRGAVTVEFAVVAPVFLVILLGVAEASRLYEMQGQMASAAREGARIAAMDREGILQPGQTTNDKVIADVRNILTANGLPGDELVIRITEADDPDTDFDLDDSDNDLRLFQLRIELPYSAVNPYGVPGVDETSLGASVVFRNARSTLVQ
- a CDS encoding TadE/TadG family type IV pilus assembly protein, with protein sequence MSVRKAVIRRRNSGTTTIEAAFVLPVFIVFIFGLITIGHAQMISNMLKSSCRAAARYGSTEGVTSAEVEAKCRQLLRPGVDPNLVTITVKNGGVYDSGGDAPTSSQDFSDLDDIELSDAEPRQIFIVRAEVAYNDAAILSLPFMHGLMLRGTAITRHE